The Terriglobales bacterium genome segment GTTGTCGGCGCCCACGGCGGCGACGAAGGCGCCGGGGCGCACGTCGTCGGCGAGCAGGAAGAAGCGGCGGGCGGGGGTGCAGGTCACGATGACGTCGGCGGACCGAACGGCCTCGTCCAACGGCGCGGCGCGCGCTTCGAGCTGCGTCTCGTGTCGCACGCGCTCGGCGAAGCGCTCGGCGGCGGCGGGGTCGGTGTCGAACGCGAAGACGCGCTCCAGCGGCAGCACGGCGCGCAGCGCCTGGAGCTGCCACCACGCCTGCTTGCCGCAGCCGCAGATGGCCGCGACCCGCCCATCACGGCGCGCGAGATACTGCGCTGCGACCGCGGTGGCGGCGCCGGTGCGTAGCGCGGTCAGCGTGCTCGAGTCCATCAGCGCGAGCAGCTCGCCGGTGGCGGCGTCGCACAGCACGACGACGCCCTGGATCGCCGGCAGCCCGTGCTGCGCAGGATTACCGGGAAAGTTCGCGTTCGCCTTCACGACGAAGTAGCCCTGCCAGCGCGCGGCCTTCACGTGCATGCTGCCCTGCTCACTGTGGAGGGCGAGGACTTCCGAAGGCGGCGTGCGCCCTTCGCCGAGCGCGCGGAAACCCTCCTCGACCGCGGCGATGCAGGCGGCCATGTCGAGGGCCGCGGCGGTCTCGGCGGCGGAGAGCAACAGGGTCGGTCTCGCCATGGTCAGCTCCGCAGCAGCCGCACCAGGTCCGTTCCGGGAGCGGCTTCGAACGGGTCGCGCCCGCGGCGGAAGGTGCGCGCCGGCAGCGGCCCGCGCAGCTCCGCCACCTCGCCGCACTGCACGATCCACGAGCCTTCGCGCAGCCCGACGACCGGCGTCGTGTTCTCTTCGAGGAACTGGATGATGCGCTCCTCCTGGGTCTCGCCCATGTGCCGGGAGTTCGGGTCGGGGTCGAGGAAGTGCGGGCTGATCTGGAAAGGGAAGAGGCCGAGCGCGTCGAAGGAAGGCGGCTGGACGATGGGCATGTCCTTGGTGGTCTTGATGGTGGGACCCGCGACGTTGGCGCCGGCGCTCGAGCCGACATACGGCATGCCCTGGGCGAAGCGTTCGCGGATGGGCACCAGCAGATCGTCGCAATAGAGCGCGTTGAGCAGGCGGAAGGTGTTGCCGCCGCCGATGAAGAGCGCTTCGGCCTGCTGAACGGCGGCGGGGCGGCGCTCGGGCGCGACGTCATGGATGGAGTCGAGCGCGATGCCGAGCGCGGCGAAGCGCGCGCGGGCCTTGGCGGCGTAGGCGTCCATGTCGAACAGCGCGTAGGGAACGAACAGGACGCGGCGGACGCCGCGCAGCAGCTCGCGGAGCTCCTCGGCGACATGGTCGAGATATCCGCGGCCGAACACGGTGGAGTTGCTGACGAGGAGGAGCTGGGTCTGCATGGGCGGCTCCGTGAATGTTAGATATATAACACAAAACGATATAGTACTATCAGTCTATGGCAGAGGCGATCCCGACCTGGCTGGTGCTGCTGTTTCGCCTGCCGAGCAAGCAGGCCAGCGGGCGCGTGGACGTGTGGCGGCGGCTGAAGCGCGCCGGCGCGCTGCCGCTCGGGCCCGGCGGCCACCTGCTGCCCGACTCGCCGGAGAACCGCGAGCGCTTCGAGTGGCTGGCGGAGGCGGTGCGGCACTACCGCGGGGAGGCGTCGGTGCTGGGGGTGCGCACCGTCGGCGGCCTGGAGCCCGGGGCGCTGCGCGCGCGCTTTGTCGCGGCGCGGCGCGCCGACTACGCCCGCCTGCTCGGCGACGCGAAGGCGCTGGCGCGCGCCGACGCGCGTTCCCGCCAGGCGGGGCTGGCGCGGCTCCGCAAGCGCATGCAGGAGATCACCGACACCGACTACTTTGGAGGTCCGATGCGCGAACGTGCGGAAGCAGCGTTGCAGCAGTTGGCGGGCGGGGCGCCGGCCAGGGTGGCGCCGGGCAAGGCGTCCAGGAAAGGGTTTACCGGGCGCGTGTGGCTCACGCGTCCGCGGCCGGGCATCGACCGCTGCTCGTCCGCCTGGCTGATCCGCAACTTCATCGACCCGAAGGCGCGCTTCCGCTTCGCGGGCGATGCGGCGGCCGTGCCGGAAGCCATCCCGTTCGACATGTACCAGCCGGGCGGGTTCGGCCATCGCGGCGACCACTGCACCTTCGAGACGCTGGTGAGCGGATTCAAGCTGCGCGGCCGGGGGCTGCGGCTGCTGGCCGAGATGGTCCACGACGCCGACCTGAAGGACGAGAAGTACGGCCGCACGGAAGCGATCACCATCGACCGCATCCTGAAGGGCTGGGCTACGGCCGGCATGCCGGACCAGGAGTTGCTCGACAAGGGCGCAGAGCTGATCGGCGGGCTCTACCGCTCGCTCGCGTAAAGGAGGAAAGACATGCTGCTCATCGTGATGGCATTGCTCACAGGGCTGGGCGTGGGAATGTTCGCCGGGCTGATCGGCGTGGGTGGCGGCGTCATCGCCGTCCCCCTCCTGGTGTACGCCTTCGGCATGGACCAGAAGATGGCGCAGGGGACGTCGCTGGTGATGCTGCTCGGCCCCAGCGGGATCTTTGCCATCATGGAGTACTATCGCGCGGGCAACGTGAACCTGAAAGTCGGGTTGCTGATGGCCGTCGGGGTGCTCATCGGGGCCTACTTCGGCGGGCACTGGGCGCAGACGCTCTCCAACGTCGCGCTGCGGCGCACCTTCGCGGTGGTGCTGGCCGCGGTCGCGGTGAAGATGTTCTTCCAAAAATAAGTCTTCCGACGTCAGACTTCAGGCTTCAGCCGAAGACCGCTCACAGCCGCGGCCATCGCTCTAGCGGAAGACTGAGGTCTGAAGTCTTCTTTCTAGCTCTTCTCGAAGACGTCGGCTTCGGCGCACGGCTTGCCGCCTTTGACGAGCATGCGGATCTCGGTGCCGCCGGCGTGGTGCGAGACGCGGTCCATGAGGCGGTTGACCATGAAGATGCCGCGGCCGTGGTCGGCGAAGATGTTCTCGGCCTGGGTGGGATTGGGAAGCTGCGCCGGGTCGAAGCCCTCGCCGGGATCGCGCACCACGATGAGCATGCCGCGCTCCTCGTCGCACGCGATCGTGCACTGCACGCTCTTGCCAGGATCGTTCTTGCATCCGTGGATGATGGCGTTGGCGAGCGATTCGCGCAGCGCGGTCTCGACCTCGAACTCCTTGCCGCAGCCGCACTGCATGGCGCGCATCATGCCGAGCACGCCGTCGACCACGTCGTTGACGTGCTCCAGGTCCGCGGCGACGGTCACGTCGACCTTCACCCGCAGGCTGTCGGGATCGAACTCCCACTCGGGAAAGCGCTCGTCGGGCATGGCCGCTCCTTCAAGCGCTCAGGATACGCGCCAGCGCCTCGTCCAGTCGAGGATGCTGGGGCTGAAATCCTGCGGCCGCGAGCTTGGCCGGCACGACTCGCTGGCTAGCGAGCAGCAGCGCTTCGGCCATCTCGCCGAGCGCGAGCCGCGCCGCGAAGGCGGGCATGGGAAAGATGGTGGGGCGATGGAGCGCCTTGCCGAGCGCTTGCGTGAAGTCGGCGTTGCGCGCGGGCTCGGGCGCGACGACATTCACCGGGCCGCGCAGCGCTTCCGTCGCGAGCGCGAAGCGGAAGGCGGCAACCACGTCTGCGAGCGTGACCCAGCTCCAGTACTGGCGGCCGCTGCCGATGTTGCCGCCCAGGCCGAGTTTGAAGGGCGTGAGCATGCGCGGCAGCGCGCCGCCGTGCTTCGCCAGCACGACGCCGAGCCGCAGCTTGACCACGCGGATGCCGGCGCGCTCCGCCGGCTCCGCCGCCGCTTCCCATCCCTGCACGACCTGCGCCAGGAAGTCCTTGCCCGGCGCGCTCTGCTCGGTCAGCGCTTCGTCGCCGCGATCGCCGTAGTAGCCGATGGCGGAGGCCATCACCAGCACGCGCGGGGGCTTCACCATCTCGGCGAGCGACTCGGCGACCTGGCGCGTGCCGGTGACGCGGCTCTCATAGATGCGCCGCTTCTTCTCGCTCGTCCAGCGGCCGGCGATGTTCTCCCCCGCGAGGTGAATGACGGCGTCGAAGCCCTCGAAGAGCGAGGGCAGCGGCCCCGCGGCGGGGTCCCAGTAGACCTCGGGCGCGCCGGGGGCGGGGGGCTCGCGGCGCAGTCGGATGAGCTGGTGGCCGTCGCACACCAGCGCCGGCACCAGGGCCGACCCTACGAATCCCGCAGCTCCCGTCACGGCGATATGCATGAGCTATTGTCGAACGCGGCGCGCCCCGCGCGCAAAGAGTTGAACGCGCGCTTGGAGCGCGCCTCCAGAAGTTGAACCCCTGCGCTACCGGCCTGCGCCGGCGGTCTGGGGCTGCATCTCGACGTACTGCAGGAACGCCGGGCTCACGCCGCCGTACGTACCAGCAACGTCGGTGATCACCTTCGGCGCCATCACGCGCGAGCCAAGGACGAACAGCACCAGCGAGGCGAAGAATGCGCCAAAGCCGACCAGCATTCCCCAACCGTCCATGTCCGGGCCGCTGGTGCCGACCCAGATGCCCGCCGGGATGCAGCCCAGGAACAGGAGCCAGCCGATGCCGAGGTACATGCGGCGCCGCTGACGATGCGGGTCGCAGAGCGGCACCTGGATCTTCTGGCGCTTCATCACGATGGTGGCCACGATGGCGTAGATCAGCAGTCCGGGGAAGAGGATGAGCAGATACAGCCAGGGCTGGTGCCAGCCAAAGTTCCTGTTCACGACGCCGGCGGAGGGCTGGCCGCACTTCACGCAATAGGGCGGCAGCGAGGCGCCGATAGGGATGACGAGGTTGTCTCCCTCGCGGCGCAGCGCCAAAACGGGCCGGGCCAGCGTATTGCCGCAGGTCGTGCACGTCGCGGCAGAATCGGCGTTCTTCGTTCCACAGTTCGCGCAGAACATAGGGCGGATCCTCCCCCGGGAGCGGCGGGATTATCCGTGCTGTGGGCGGTTCCGGCAAGAGGGAATCGCGGGGAGCCGCAGATTTACTCGCTATAATCCAGTATGGCCACGTTGCGACATCCGATCGCGGCTTCTTTTTCCTTAGAACCGCTGAGCGATCTCGCGGCGCGAGCTGCCCTTCGGCCTTTGGGCAGGCGGCTCGGCGGGCAAGCCGGCCTCGCCGCCTCGGTGGAGATCTTCTAGATGGCGACGCTCCGTCATCAGATCGCCACGAACGTACTCACGGTCACCAAGTTCCGCGACCTGCTGAAGAAGGTGCGCGCGAACCGTCCCAACGACGACGTGGAGATCATTCGCAAGGCCTACGACTACTCGCTCGAGCACCACAAGGGCCAGTCACGGGCCTCGGGCGAGCCGTACCTGACGCATCCGCTGGAAGTCGCCGGCATCCTCGCCGAGCTGAAGCTCGACCCCACCGCCATCGCCGCCGCGCTGCTGCACGACTCCGTCGAAGACACCACCGTCACCACCGAGGACATCAAGAAGGAGTTCGGCGAGCAGGTGGCGCAGCTGGTGGAGGGCGTCACCAAGATCTCGAAGATCGATTTCGCGACCCGCGAGGAGCGCCAGGCCGAGAACCTGCGCAAGATGATCCTGGCGATGGTGGACGACATCCGCGTCGTCCTCATCAAGCTGGCCGACCGGCTGCACAACATGCGGACGCTGGCCGCGCTGCCGGCGGAGCGCCAGGAGCAGATCGCCAAGGAGACGCTGGAGATCTACGCGCCCATCGCGCACCGGCTGGGCATGGGCAAAGTGCGCGGCGAGCTCGAAGACCTCGCCTTCCAGTACTTCGACCCCATCGCTTACAAGCAGATCCGCGAAGCGGTGGAGGCGCGCCGCAAGCGCGGCGAGCAGTTCCTCGACCAGATCGAGGGCGTCATCCGCGAGAAGCTGAAGGAGAACGGCATCGCGGCCAAGGTGGA includes the following:
- a CDS encoding ornithine cyclodeaminase family protein codes for the protein MARPTLLLSAAETAAALDMAACIAAVEEGFRALGEGRTPPSEVLALHSEQGSMHVKAARWQGYFVVKANANFPGNPAQHGLPAIQGVVVLCDAATGELLALMDSSTLTALRTGAATAVAAQYLARRDGRVAAICGCGKQAWWQLQALRAVLPLERVFAFDTDPAAAERFAERVRHETQLEARAAPLDEAVRSADVIVTCTPARRFFLLADDVRPGAFVAAVGADNEHKQEIEPRLFSRSKVVCDSAAQCARMGDLHHALAAGAIHPGAVHADLAEVVAGKKSGRLSGQEITLFDSTGIALEDAAAAAQIYERALTARAGTEFRF
- the pepE gene encoding dipeptidase PepE gives rise to the protein MQTQLLLVSNSTVFGRGYLDHVAEELRELLRGVRRVLFVPYALFDMDAYAAKARARFAALGIALDSIHDVAPERRPAAVQQAEALFIGGGNTFRLLNALYCDDLLVPIRERFAQGMPYVGSSAGANVAGPTIKTTKDMPIVQPPSFDALGLFPFQISPHFLDPDPNSRHMGETQEERIIQFLEENTTPVVGLREGSWIVQCGEVAELRGPLPARTFRRGRDPFEAAPGTDLVRLLRS
- a CDS encoding chromate resistance protein ChrB domain-containing protein; translation: MAEAIPTWLVLLFRLPSKQASGRVDVWRRLKRAGALPLGPGGHLLPDSPENRERFEWLAEAVRHYRGEASVLGVRTVGGLEPGALRARFVAARRADYARLLGDAKALARADARSRQAGLARLRKRMQEITDTDYFGGPMRERAEAALQQLAGGAPARVAPGKASRKGFTGRVWLTRPRPGIDRCSSAWLIRNFIDPKARFRFAGDAAAVPEAIPFDMYQPGGFGHRGDHCTFETLVSGFKLRGRGLRLLAEMVHDADLKDEKYGRTEAITIDRILKGWATAGMPDQELLDKGAELIGGLYRSLA
- a CDS encoding sulfite exporter TauE/SafE family protein; translation: MLLIVMALLTGLGVGMFAGLIGVGGGVIAVPLLVYAFGMDQKMAQGTSLVMLLGPSGIFAIMEYYRAGNVNLKVGLLMAVGVLIGAYFGGHWAQTLSNVALRRTFAVVLAAVAVKMFFQK
- a CDS encoding ATP-binding protein — translated: MPDERFPEWEFDPDSLRVKVDVTVAADLEHVNDVVDGVLGMMRAMQCGCGKEFEVETALRESLANAIIHGCKNDPGKSVQCTIACDEERGMLIVVRDPGEGFDPAQLPNPTQAENIFADHGRGIFMVNRLMDRVSHHAGGTEIRMLVKGGKPCAEADVFEKS
- a CDS encoding TIGR01777 family oxidoreductase codes for the protein MHIAVTGAAGFVGSALVPALVCDGHQLIRLRREPPAPGAPEVYWDPAAGPLPSLFEGFDAVIHLAGENIAGRWTSEKKRRIYESRVTGTRQVAESLAEMVKPPRVLVMASAIGYYGDRGDEALTEQSAPGKDFLAQVVQGWEAAAEPAERAGIRVVKLRLGVVLAKHGGALPRMLTPFKLGLGGNIGSGRQYWSWVTLADVVAAFRFALATEALRGPVNVVAPEPARNADFTQALGKALHRPTIFPMPAFAARLALGEMAEALLLASQRVVPAKLAAAGFQPQHPRLDEALARILSA
- a CDS encoding zinc ribbon domain-containing protein: MFCANCGTKNADSAATCTTCGNTLARPVLALRREGDNLVIPIGASLPPYCVKCGQPSAGVVNRNFGWHQPWLYLLILFPGLLIYAIVATIVMKRQKIQVPLCDPHRQRRRMYLGIGWLLFLGCIPAGIWVGTSGPDMDGWGMLVGFGAFFASLVLFVLGSRVMAPKVITDVAGTYGGVSPAFLQYVEMQPQTAGAGR